One window from the genome of Dermacentor variabilis isolate Ectoservices unplaced genomic scaffold, ASM5094787v1 scaffold_13, whole genome shotgun sequence encodes:
- the LOC142566665 gene encoding uncharacterized protein LOC142566665: MTNHDFGGNITKHEFGGNMIKQEFGGSMTKHESRGNMARPTRSLPPYLDRNPAVWFLQAESQFILSGVRTEQRKYHLVVSALSPTAAEEVAYLLSGPAPATPYSDLKAALLERPTTSQRARMQQLLSAEDLGDHRPSQLLRRMRQLMSGNTTVNDDRLLRELFMQRPPVNVQMVLATATVMDLNSLASLADKVMEVVTPAVYNFPNLTRPPDWTKPVQHDVRHHILTTGPPVFARPRRLAPDKLKIVRAEFEHMLELGIIRPSSSSWASPLHLVPKKLGDWRPCGDY, encoded by the exons ATGACCAACCATGATTTTGGCGGGAATATTACCAAGCATGAGTTTGGCGGGAATATGATTAAGCAAGAGTTTGGCGGTAGTATGACCAAGCATGAGTCTCGCGGGAATATGGCCAGGC CAACACGAAGTCTCCCACCATACTTGGACCGCAACCCTGCAGTTTGGTTTCTTCAAGCGGAATCGCAGTTTATTCTCTCTGGCGTTCGCACGGAACAACGCAAATACCACCTAGTTGTTTCGGCACTGTCGCCTACTGCTGCAGAAGAAGTTGCCTACCTGCTTTCTGGACCGGCTCCCGCCACTCCATACAGCGATCTTAAGGCTGCACTTCTCGAGCGCCCAACAACATCGCAGCGAGCCCGCATGCAGCAGTTGCTCTCTGCAGAGGACTTGGGAGACCATCGGCCAAGCCAGCTCCTTCGCCGTATGCGACAGCTCATGAGCGGCAACACAACAGTAAACGATGACCGCCTCCTTCGGGAACTGTTCATGCAGCGCCCTCCAGTAAACGTTCAGATGGTACTCGCTACAGCCACGGTAATGGACCTCAACAGCCTGGCCAGCTTGGCGGACAAAGTCATGGAGGTGGTGACGCCAGCGGTGTACAAC TTCCCCAACCTCACGCGACCACCCGACTGGACAAAGCCCGTACAACATGATGTACGTCATCACATCCTAACAACTGGTCCACCTGTATTTGCTCGCCCACGACGACTCGCCCCGGACAAACTCAAAATTGTCCGAGCAGAGTTCGAACACATGTTGGAACTTGGAATCATAAGACCATCGTCCAGCAGCTGGGCGTCTCCGCTCCATCTGGTCCCCAAGAAATTAGGTGACTGGAGGCCCTGTGGGGACTACTGA